A genomic stretch from Phocoena phocoena chromosome 9, mPhoPho1.1, whole genome shotgun sequence includes:
- the LMOD2 gene encoding leiomodin-2, translating into MSTFGYRRGLSKYESIDEDELLASLSAEELKELERELEDIEPDRSLPVGMRQKSLTEKTPTGTFSREALMAYWEKESQKLLEQERLGECGKVEEDKEESEEELIFTESNSEVSEEVYTEEEAEAEDEDEDEDEEEEDREGEERTIENEKGMNGSVHYGSVNSDNSRPETFKSQIENIHLTNGHSGRNTESPAAIHPCGNPTVIEDALEKMKNNDPDTTDVNLNNIENITSQTLIRFAEALKANTVVKTFSLANTRADDSVATAIAEMLRVNRHITSVNIESNFITGKGILAIMRALQHNTLLTELRFHNQRHIMGSQVEMEIVKLLRENTTLLRLGYHFELPGPRMSMTSLLTRNMDKQRQKRMQEQKQQEGYDGGANLRTKVWRRGTPGSSPHASPRHSPRSSPKLPRPVQSVRSRPPSPVAPPPPPPPLPPQRLPPAPPPPPPPPPPEKKLITRNIAEVIKQQESAQRALQNGQKKKKGKKAKKQPNSSLKEIRNSLRSVQEKKMEDTSRPSTPQRSAHENLMEAIRGSSVRQLRRVEVPEALR; encoded by the exons atgtctaCCTTCGGCTACAGGAGAGGACTTAGCAAATACGAATCCATTGATGAGGATGAACTCCTGGCTTCCCTGTCAGCCGAGGAGTTGAAGGAGCTAGAGAGGGAGCTGGAAGATATTGAACCTGATCGCAGCCTTCCCGTGGGGATGAGGCAAAAGAGCCTGACCGAGAAAACACCCACAGGGACATTCAGCAGAGAGGCACTGATGGCCTACTGGGAAAAGGAGTCCCAGAAACTCTTGGagcaggagaggctgggggagTGTGGAAAGGTAg AAGAAGACAAAGAGGAGAGTGAGGAAGAGCTTATCTTTACTGAAAGTAACAGTGAGGTTTCTGAAGAGGTGTATACGGAAGAGGAGGCCGAGgccgaggacgaggacgaggatgAGGACGAGGAGGAAGAGGACCGcgaaggagaggaaagaacaaTTGAAAATGAGAAAGGGATGAATGGATCTGTACATTACGGTAGTGTCAATTCTGACAACTCGAGGCCAGAGACATTTAAAAGCCAAATTGAAAACATACATCTGACCAACGGCCACAGCGGAAGGAACACAGAGTCCCCGGCTGCCATCCACCCCTGTGGAAACCCTACGGTGATCGAGGATgctctggaaaagatgaaaaacaacgACCCCGACACCACGGACGTCAATCTGAACAATATCGAGAACATCACGTCGCAGACCCTCATCCGCTTCGCGGAGGCCCTCAAGGCCAACACGGTGGTGAAGACCTTCAGTCTGGCCAACACGCGCGCCGACGACAGCGTGGCCACCGCCATTGCGGAAATGCTGCGAGTCAACCGCCACATCACCAGCGTCAACATCGAGTCCAACTTCATCACGGGCAAGGGCATCCTGGCCATCATGAGGGCTCTGCAGCACAACACCCTGCTCACCGAGCTGCGCTTCCACAACCAAAGGCACATCATGGGCAGCCAGGTGGAGATGGAGATCGTCAAGCTGCTGAGGGAGAACACCACGCTGCTGAGGCTGGGTTACCATTTCGAGCTCCCAGGACCAAGAATGAGCATGACCAGCCTCTTGACCAGAAACATGGATAAACAGCGGCAGAAGCGGATGCAGGAGCAAAAGCAGCAGGAGGGGTACGATGGGGGAGCCAACCTTAGGACCAAAGTCTGGCGAAGAGGGACGCCCGGCTCTTCACCGCACGCATCCCCCAGGCACTCTCCCCGCTCATCCCCCAAACTCCCCAGGCCAGTCCAAAGCGTGAGGAGCCGTCCTCCATCGCCGgtggccccgccccctccaccgccccctcttcctccccaaagGCTGCCGCCCGcccctcctccaccgcccccccctccgcccccagagaagaaGCTCATCACGCGGAACATCGCAGAAGTCATCAAACAGCAGGAGAGTGCCCAGCGGGCCTTACAAAatggacagaaaaagaaaaaagggaaaaaggcaaagaaacagccAAACAGTAGCctaaaggaaattagaaattcCCTGAGGTCAGTGcaggagaagaaaatggaagacaCTTCCCGACCTTCTACCCCACAGAGATCAGCTCATGAGAATCTCATGGAAGCTATTCGGGGCAGCAGCGTGAGACAGCTAAGGCGC GTGGAAGTTCCAGAAGCTCTGCGATAA